Proteins encoded within one genomic window of Perognathus longimembris pacificus isolate PPM17 chromosome 28, ASM2315922v1, whole genome shotgun sequence:
- the LOC125343867 gene encoding TLR adapter interacting with SLC15A4 on the lysosome-like: MIGEAFLVELLYKEQKYGKICKPLTCNNTSRNAKETWKSKFLVVEDNSLLPLKMESQEKCIKGNATEQNNDTTQVKSVDELTMTKHKSAPLPGNVSIALPIPKREHIEGQLDLYRSWSCTSICQNYPDLQIGGDHVGNMYDSGCFVEHTHDDVLNGPLLLSVDIPLGHSPTIEPPEKTFTTKLVNGDEIREKSMLLHKQPLSNSMLNSYMEKKVNELYKQFLEENLTRCPSITNLMVSSLLMNNVNQISLQISQEQNIETSKAWEALLHSQVLCNLHNISQENSSEISTPNLQISNQTKKEGMNQV; the protein is encoded by the coding sequence ATGATTGGAGAAGCCTTTCTTGTTGAACTCCTATACAAAGAACAGAAATATGGGAAGATTTGCAAACCCCTGACATGTAACAATACCTCAAGGAATGCAAAAGAAACCTGGAAAAGTAAGTTTCTAGTTGTAGAAGACAATTCCCTTCTCCCTCTTAAGATGGAAAGCcaagaaaaatgtataaaaggaaatgcaacagaacAAAATAATGATACCACTCAAGTGAAGTCTGTGGATGAGCTCACAATGACAAAACACAAAAGTGCACCTCTTCCAGGAAATGTGTCCATTGCATTGCCCATTCCAAAGAGAGAACACATTGAAGGACAACTGGATTTATATCGATCCTGGTCATGTACAAGTATTTGTCAGAATTATCCGGACCTACAGATTGGAGGGGATCATGTAGGAAACATGTATGATTCAGGTTGCTTTGTGGAACACACACATGATGATGTTTTAAATGGTCCTCTTTTGCTTTCAGTGGATATTCCATTGGGCCATTCTCCTACCATTGAGCCTCCAGAGAAAACATTTACCACAAAGTTAGTGAATGGGGATGAAATTCGAGAAAAAAGTATGTTGTTACATAAGCAGCCACTGTCGAATTCTATGCTTAATAGTTATATGGAAAAAAAGGTGAATGAACTCTACAAACAATTTTTGGAAGAAAATCTCACCAGGTGCCCCTCCATAACCAATCTGATGGTTTCCAGTCTGCTGATGAATAATGTAAATCAGATTAGCCTTCAAATCTCTCAAGAGCAGAACATAGAGACATCAAAAGCATGGGAAGCTCTCCTACACTCCCAAGTACTATGTAATCTTCATAACATTTCCCAAGAAAACAGCTCAGAAATCAGCACTCCTAACTTGCAAATATCAAACCAGACAAAAAAGGAAGGTATGAATCAAGTGTAG